In the Triplophysa dalaica isolate WHDGS20190420 chromosome 8, ASM1584641v1, whole genome shotgun sequence genome, CTCGCTCTGCTGCTCAGCTCCTTCAGTGCCGACAATCTCGCTGTCTCTGAAGACGAAGTCGAGAAAAACAACCTGCAGATAGCTGTCGGTCGAATCAAGACAGCGTTCACCGTCATCAAAGTCAGTCTGCGCCGTTTCTGCCGTAGCGGCTGTGTGAAGAGAAAGAAGCAAAAGAAAGAAGCAGACGGGCAACTGAACGATCACACCTCATTGGAGTTGTTTCCAAAAACCTCACTGATAGACATTGACAAGGAAACCGAGCATATTATCAGCAACCCGAGTTTGACCGTCAGTGTCCCGATAGCTGAAGAGGAGTCTGATTTTGTCTGCCTGAACACTGAAGACTTCAGCAGTCTCTCTTCGGACCCCGTGGAAGAAAATGAGGTAAGGTTGTCTGCTGTTTGAAGGGGTTGGAACGATAACCTGGAGATGCGCGACCTGGATGTTTATCACACTTTTTTAACCTGCCAGAAAAATGGCCAAATAACATCACTGTTTGTCTCCACCAGTGATGACAGTTCACCCCAGTATCGAGATGTTTGTTTATGACATCATGGGGGGCCATCAAGATTTGTGATAACAGCGTCGAGTTTCTGTCAGGTTGAGGTAATTCCAGTAAGTGCTTTGAGGATTACGTCAAGGTGTATGTAATCGGAGCCTTTATGGGAGAGGGGTCAGAGAAGCAATGAAATATCTGCCTTCAGATCCCATTATCTGCCATTTAAAGCtgagtgtgaatgtgtgtatttaCTTTCGGTTAGAAAACGAGGGAGCGCTGTGCTGtggtgttcacacttgacttctttttctgATCTGAAAATATGATACATAAATTcgtacaaatattttttatttatttaaatcagcatttcttagtgcaggtttgtgtgtgtgtgagagagataatGGTTAGTGTTGTTTATTCTAGGTGTCAGCACAGGGGTTGGTGGCTCCCATTATGATGAAAGGCCAATCGGGTTGACCACTCCTTCTTAAAGAAACGTAATCCCACTGTCTTCTCTATGGTATCCTCCACAGTCTCTTCCACAGACTCATCCTTTACTGACACCCTAGCTGTCTCCTCCACTGCATCCACTACCGTCTACTCCACAGTCTCCTCCTCTGACCTGGCCACCTTTTATTAGAACGTTCCCACCGAACGCGGCCTGTGCGAATGAATCGCGCTTTTCGTGCGTAGTTGGATGCTGGAaaattttgagtttactcgcttcattcgtgCTTGACATTCACTTCACTACAGACGTGAATTCGCGTCTAAAGAGCGTTTTTTAGAAtttaccagattgtccgacctcctcactcacttaaTTCCGAGCGAAATCCGTTTTATTCCTGTAAAATCCTGTTTcgctaaaaaaaagaaagatgtatcgtacagctccgggtatccacatacagcaacgatgattttgtcctccattgttgttttgaaTTTCTGCCTTCGCTCGCTATGACGTCACAAGAACAAGCTCCTGATCGGTTCATGCGGCGCGAATTTTCGTCAAAGTTCAGATCTTTCAACTCGCGCAATTGTTACGCCCCACTTGTTACGCGCATCAAAGGCCCCAAACACTTAATTCACAGTGCCTCATTCGCGCGAATCGCACCGCACAATCTCCTACCGCGTCTTTACATTGACTTGACATGTAAATCAACCgcgcttaacgcttcattcgcgTTCGGTGGGAACACAACATTAGGAAGCTGATCCTTCAAGGcgaacatttatatatttatccatttgggttttatccaaagcgacttatattgcaatatcctatacatttatacatatgtatgtggaatcccttgggatcgaacccacaaccttgaattgttaacgcaatgctctcaccactgagctacaattGGAATATCTAAATCTTACCCGGATACAGCAATGCtgttttctgattggctgttcgGTATCTATATATTTTCAATTGATGAGCTGGTGCGTAGCAGGGCCTTCTGAACTTAATTGGGAACTCAATTGATTCATCGACGCAACTTGGTGGGCGTTATCATGGATATTTCTCTGCGTGAGAAATACAAGGTGTGGCGTGTGAAAGGGTTGAAATGCTTGAGAGCCCTGTGTATGTTTAATTGCTCAGATGCTTGTTCTAGAAAGTAAATCGAAAAGACATGTAAGCTTGTGAAGTGACTCAAGCTTCATTTCTGACGATTGTTTAATGACCGAGACAAAGTGATTGACGGACGTTGCCGTCTTCTTCACGTTGCTATAGtcacatgtgttgtgttgtgcttttTTTGCAGAAGTTGGATGATGTGGATGCAAGCTCTTCTGAGGGCAGTACGGTAGATCTCAGATACTTTGGACATGCTAGAGATGGAGAAGGGTCTTTAGAGGTTGAGCCGGATCAATCTACAGATCCAGAAGCCTGCTTTACAGCTGGTGATGTTTTTCATCTTATCTTCAGAATATCATACAAGGGATTTTTGACTAGGGCCATTCTGGCTGTTTCAATGGGTCCTAAAAAGCCATAAAACTGTTATAAAAGCCATGTTCTTGGTTACAATCATTCATACCATGATTCTTGCAGATGAAAATTGAAAAGTGTGTCAATGTATTTGCGTATTGAAAGGCAACAATACTTTTGTACTGCAGGGTGTGTCCAGAGGTGCCCGTGCTGTCAGGTGAATGTTGAAAAGGGCTTCTGGAAGACCTGGTGGATGCTGAGACAAGCATGCTTCAGGATAGTGGAACACAGCTGGTTTGAGACCTTTATCATCTTCATGATTCTGCTCAGCAGTGGCGCTCTGGTAGGACAAATgctgaaaatatttgaatatatatattttttttccggttttatttgcttaaaataaaaaatgaaaaaaaggatgGACTAAGTGACTCCATTGGTGCAATTGTATATTTCATGAGACATCCATTACCAAATGTTTTTTCAGTGGattgactttttatttgttttgtgacaTTAATGCAATTTTGACAATGAATTATATAACGAATTTAAAAGAAGAATATGAAGTCTCAATGGACATGCTAGAGAGCCATTCTGtgtaatattttgcatttgttttgcagGCGTTTGAGGACGTTTATCTCAACTCACAGAAAAATATTAAGATCATTTTGGAGTATGCGGACAAAATTTTCACGTACATCTTCATCCTTGAGATGCTGTTGAAATGGGTCGCATATGGATTTGTCAAATACTTCACCAATGCGTGGTGCTGGCTGGACTTCATTATTGTTGATGTAGGTGCTTCGTTTCATAAATATGACATCATCTGACTAACTGTGTGCGCCAgagtcttaaaggaacagttccccTTAAAACAGAAACAACTTTATTCCTGGACAGTGACAAAGAAAATGTCTGTGTTTCAATCACAATGGGGTAAAAATGAGTTATTAATGAGCACTTTTTGTTTGGAGGTGAAGTCTTCCTataaatttgtaaataaattaaagttttatcTTTTACCACATGCAGTAACTTGCGATGCATCTGTTAACAGTGTCTGTACATTTGGTGAGTGTCTGGGacagtgtgtgtctgatgtTGGAGAGATGATGTTTGACAGAAACGGAGTGAGTGAAATGGCCATTTATGCATTGGAAAAGCCATTTTCCCAAGAGAAACCGCAACGAGAAATGTGCGGAAGGAGCGCACACATCCCTGCTTATCTCCTACAGTGATTacatttttgtctgtgtgtgtgtgtgtaggtttcTCTGATCAGTCTGGTGGCCAACGCCCTTGAGTTCTCCGACTTAGGCGCCATCAAATCTCTCCGAACCCTTCGGGCCTTCAGACCTCTCCGAGCTTTGTCACGTTTTGAGGGAATGAGGGTAAGATCTCAGGTCATGAAATCTCTAATATCAAACGCACAGAACATCTATAGACACAATTTCCAGGGTCAAGAATAACCATGAAATATCAGAGAAATATCCTCTTTAGAAGTCTATAAACAATTattgattcttttattttttatcgttTTTAGGGATATCTCCTTgcatcagatgtttttacattttcagaataaaaatattaataatattaatataataatattaaataaattaactaaGGATCTCTCCATTTTccattattaattatttattaagattaattattaaatgatttttaaaactaaagtaTTAAATTATCTGTAGTAATATGATGCATGCTTGAATGAGGTCTTTGTAACTAACCTCTGTAATGTCACATCTTTTTTTTGAGAGGATATTCAGTCAAATATTGTTGGGTTAATTAACATTTCTATCaattagaaaatgttttgacactGTTATTGTTTAAACACAGGCGTACTCGTGACCCAGTATGACATCACAGGTATATTTTCCATTCAGATGTCTTTAAAACACTGGATCAATAAGCATCACACTGTTTGCCCCACCGTTTCCAATTATCATTTGTTTGCTTCTTGgtttataaaatatactgtGTTGTAGTGATGTGAGGTGATGTAATGTGCGACCGGGAAAGGTTTTGTCCGGTGTTTAGTTAATGCTCAGCTGTAATGTACAGGCAGTTTTATATGATAATCTGATGGGTGTGGATTGTGCTGGTATTGACTGAACGCATGTGTTCGTTTCCCACACTGATGTTATGATGGTTTCCCCTCACGCTGTCTCTCTTcttcctcactctctctctctttctttggtCTGTATGTAACATGCATTTGGTTGTCATTGATGGGTTGTTTCTTCATTTGCACAACACATCTTTACATAACTGCATTAATGTCCAAGTTGAGATATAAAGCGGGATGCTTTTCAAATGGGAATTTTTTATTGAGATGCAATCTGGATGCAGAATTGAATTTTGAGGTTAAATCAAGGATGTAGAATCAAAgtgcaaatgaaacaaaacatagaGCTGCTAAGTGTAGTTTTTGTTCCAgaattaatacaaatgttttcatatacATCATCATTAGTGTTTGAtatatttgatgtatttgtgcatgttattTAGACACAGAGCTTTAGTTGAGTTGTTTAATTGAAGTTGTTAGTGTTGAAGTGATTTGCTGGTGTTTCCTTAATGTAAACGTTTTGGTAATTTGACATTTAGACttacattttgaattatttgtCCAATCAAATTCTCTCTTGAGTTTTAACTCCGTAAATTCAGTTGGGTTCAATTCGCACACATGAATTATAAACTGGGTAAAATTCTGAATTTTGCAGATAaactgaatatatatatacaatgtaTGTATAGTTGTATTCTGATTAATTATGTGATACGTTCGTGATGTTTTTGTGGACACAGGTGGTGGTGAATGCTCTGCTGGGCGCCATCCCCTCCATTATGAACGTTCTGCTGGTGTGTCTCATCTTCTGGCTGATTTTTAGCATTGTGGGTGTCAACTTCTTCGCCGGAAAATTTTATCAATGCGTGAACACAACCTCAAATGAACGGCTTCCCCTTTCAATAGTCAAAGATGAAACGGACTGTAACAACATGAATGAAACCGGGGATATCCTCTGGAGAAATGTTAAGATTAACTTTGATAACGTGGGAAATGGATATCTGGCCCTTCTGCAGGTGGTAAGTGACCTCAACAGTATATGATAGTGTTCTGATCTGGTAATTTATTCTTTCTCATCCCCTTCCATCCCATGTCTCTTAAAAGGACtaaaccatttatttatttactttcatttttagtCACAATTTAAAGGCAGCCCAACATATACTGATGTATTGATGAATACCCAATGATGCTTCGAAATTGTATAGAAAAcctaaaacatttgtttattaattttttccTTAAATTGGGTATGGTCATTTTGTTAAGATTTGTAAAGAACTTTAAGAATAGACTCACTTGTGATCTTCagaggttttatttaaaattgactattgttttgatctgtttttagGCCACTTTTAAAGGCTGGATGCCCATTATGTATGCGGCTGTGGACTCACGCAGTGTAAGTGAATTTTGGATGATCTTTTTTAAACGGCTCCATCAAACATAAAGCATTTGATCACAGATGTATTTTATAGACATCATAGTGATTTGTTTTATTCCTGTAGGTCAAGGAGCAGCCGGAGTATGAATCTAATCTGTATATGTACCTGTTTTTCGTAATCTTCATCATCCTTGGAGGTTTTTTCACATTAAACCTCTTCATTGGTGTCATTATTGACAACTTCAACCAGCAGAAGAAAAAGATAAGTATCTAAATAAACTTTAGATTGACAGTTGgacgtttgtttgtttctaaataATCTCCATAGGATGTCTTTCATTTCATGCAGTGGATAACAAAATGCTATAAATCCCTttgaatagttttcatgaagattacattttttttgcatttaaattttgcgtttaatgcgttttggaaaagagctcttcatttaGGTGGTCATATTTGATGACTTGATGTGGGCATGTCTGTTGTCAGGATGTAGGCATCTCTGTTTGCTGAATGTTGGACTCTTTGGTCTTTGGTATAGGCTGGCGTATCTGTTTTCTTTATGTGGCCGTGTTTTCACCAGATGTGGGTTGATGTGATGTGGGCATGTCAGTTTTCTGGAAATCATGTGGTTGTGTCCGTTGTCTGGATGTGGGCATGTCTGTTCTCTGGAGGTGGTTGTGTCTGTTGTTTGGATGTAGGCGTGTCAGCTGTAGAACTTCTGTACAGTGTGGTCTAAAAGTATGTGACTTGACtgtgcaacataaaaaaattttCTTTAAGCAAATCTGTGACATTGACCGTTTCAGCTCTTTTGTGTGAATGGTAAGAGTTTCTTGCTTTTGTTGAAACGCAAGATCAAAGAATCACATAGGGATCACGTGGGTTTTGCAcgtttatttgatcatttatggAGTCCATGCCAGCTTTGAGGATATGGTGTCAACAAAGAAACAGCCCACATTTcagttaatacatttttatgaactTACTCAAATTCACATTAAAATCATTGTAGTTCCTACAAATCCTAAATAAAACGATGTATAGTGTTCCTTCTAAAATGACGTCTCTGTGTTGTTTCTTTACTTTGGAGGTCAGGACATTTTCATGACAGAAGAGCAGAAGAAATATTACAATGCAATGAAAAAGCTTGGCTCCAAAAAACCTCAAAAACCCATTCCGAGACCAACGGTAAGCAACCTTTTGAACTTATTTCATTATCAGTTCGTACATCTCTTGAGAAATACACATCTGATCCCACATTTATTCCAGAACAAGATTCAAGGATTTGTCTTTGACCTTGTGACCAATCAGGCCTTTGACATTTTCATCATGGTTCTTATATGGCTCAACATGGTCACCATGATGGTGGAATCACACGATCAGTCAAAAGAGAAAACCTTGGTTCTCTACTGGATCAATATTGTCTTTATAGGGCTGTTTAGTGGTGAATGTGTGCTGAAGATGATCTCGCTACGACAGTACTACTTCACCATCGGCTGGAATGTATTCGACTTTGTCGTGGTCATTCTGTCTATAGTTGGTAAGTGTATGAGAAAGACTATCACTGATGCTAGTAGTTGTCAGCATAGACCTTACAATACATGATTTTTTATCCATTTCTCGGTCATGAGAAGATAATATTGGgatttgtttatgtttagtGTACCTGTTGTTTAACTACAATAATTTGTCCTTTCAGGAATGTTTCTTTCGGAACTCATCGCAAAGTACTTTGTCTCACCGACCTTGTTTCGCGTAATACGCCTTGCCAGGATCGGTCGCGTGCTGCGTCTCATCAGAAGTGCCAAGGGAATACGGACTCTTTTATTTGCtctgatgatgtcacttcctgccTTGTTCAACATCGGACTACTGCTCTTCCTTGTCATGTTCATCTACTCCATCTTCGGCATGTCCAGCTTCGCCTATGTCAAGAAGTCGGACGGCATTGACGACATGTTCAACTTTGAGACGTTCGGCAACAGCAtgctgtgtttgtttcagatcaCCACGTCGGCGGGCTGGGACGGTCTTCTGGCGCCGATGCTCAACACCCAACCCCCCGACTGCGACCCGAAGAAAACCTTCAGTGACGGCACAGTTGTGGGCGACTGCGGAAACCCTATGGTCGGCATTTCCTTCTTCGTCAGCTACATCATTATATGTTTTCTGGTCGTAGTGAACATGTACATCGCCGTGATTTTGGAGAACTTTAGCGTGGCTACCGAGGAGAGTGCAGATCCTTTAAGCGAAGACGACTTTGATCGCTTTTATGAGGTTTGGGAGAAATTCGATCCTAAAGCAACCCAGTTTGTGGAGTACAACAAGTTGTCCGATTTTGCGGATGCGCTGGACCCCCCATTGCGTATTCCCAAACCCAACAGATTACGGCTGATGTGCATGGATTTACCAATGGTGAACGGAGAAAGAATCCACTGTCTGGATATTTTGTTCGCATTCACCAAACGTGTTCTCGGTGAAGGGGGCGAAATGGATATCCTTCGTGGACAAATGGAAGAACGCTTCATGGCCTCCAACCCCTCCAAGGTGTCGTACGAACCCATCACCACCACCCTCCGCAGAAAGCATGAGGATACGTCAGCCGCTGTGATCCAGAGAGCCTTCAGGAAGCACAAGGTGAGGCTTGGCATACGGAAGATGGGTAATATGCACAtagagacaaaaaaacaaaatggaaagGTCCCAAGAAATGAGTCTAAGGACAATGAGAATTGTAACGATAACACTGAAAATTCAGACCTGACGCCTTCCACGTCATCTCCCCCATCATACGAAAGCGCAACGCCggagaacaaaaacaaatacaagaaAGACAAACGCGAAAAGGAAGTCAAGGGTAAGGATAACGGCAAGACTGATTGAAATTGACATTCTTTATGTTTACATCTTCAAAAGATTATATGTGATGGTGGTTGCCATTTGGCGCGTGTTTCTATGCCATCTTGCCTGAGCATACTTGAACTTTGTGCCTATTTTCAGAGCTGTGAGTGACTGAGTTGGGCAGTGAAGCTGCCGTTTCACTCGCTGGCTCCATATGGCAATGGACCAAATGCTGTTGAAAAGTTTGTGTAGCGTGTCCGTGCTGTACGTTTCAGGGTTACACCCAGTGTCTTGCATTTCAATGCAATCtcttgtttaatatgttttaaaaaagttttgtatTCGGTCACGTTTTTTGTGCAATTTCTGGAGAGTGTTGTGTTGCCCGGGCTCAGACAAAATTCAGAATTCATTTTGTTCTCCTCAATTCATGAATTGGAATTTTGAATTGAATCCCACAAGATGTTGAATCGGCAAAACAAAGTGCTTCTGAAAACACTGTGCGGTGTAATGTGTGTACGGTAATTCATgctgaaaaatatgtaaaactataaaaagttttttgtttcataatgTTGCATTTATAAATCTAATTATGCATCTTCACGCATTAGagtttgtttacatattgtttttaaGAACCAAAAACTCTTTCTGCTTTTTTGCTGTTCATTTACTGTACAGGACTATTTGAATGGCGTAATAATACTTCATTTTGAAAACTTGTTTcaagttttgtaaaataatactgtaatcATCTCTACATAAACTACAACACAAATTTGTGAAAACTGCTATGTTATGCACATAACATGTTCACTACTCTTTAAAAGAACGTGAATGTGCTTGgtgtttctttacaaagtgaCGTCGCCAACTACTGGCCTGGAATGCATAATACAGCCATTTAAGTTTTCTATGCAGATCCGCGTGAACTGAGATCGTTTTCACAACAATGTTGTCTGTATGTGaaaattcaaaacacacatacgTAGTTGTTATGGAAATGTACCCTAAATTCAGGGATTGGATTTGAATTTATGCGCCATTTTTTTTCGAAAGTTATCCAACAAAAGTGGTCAATTCCCTGTTCGTCACTAGAAATGTAACTGCATGAATGTTCATCTGTAATCCCTCTCAGAATGGCTGACTCCCTCTCAGGTGTCTTTGAACGTGATAGAAAGCCATTCGTTCATGTGCTTTCCCTTGATTTGCAAACATCCCTGCCAACCTCATGAGTTATGTTATATTTCACTCTTCTTTACTCGACGTTGCTCATGCAAAATCTTCAATGAATCATTCCCAGATCACATTGTGTGGTGTGGCTATTCTGAACCTTGTTTTACAAATCTTTCGTCTTTTACTAAGGATGTAGTTCAAATGTTTCTCTCTGAACGATTATGAACGTGTGTTAATATTTTGTAGGCATATGCAGTTTGTTGTATAATTTCTATAAATGATGGATTATAATCTATATGGAGAATGTGAAAAGTTATGCATCTGCATTAAGATCATTTACAAATGACCAAACTATCTTATCAATGAAATGATCTGGGGAGtgtaaacattttcattgtgtttatactgaaatgtcaaatattaccatttgatttgtattatgcattttgtttttgtgtctatGCACTTTTGTTGCACCATTTTCATGTGTAACATATTCAATGTTATTCTAGTTCTGTACTTTTCTCTTTTATCAGAAGACATTTTGCTTGACACGATCCTTATGCAGATCGATCCTTATGATGTCAGGAATTGAGTTGAGAGTTTGGGATGGCACGACATCAGAACTtctgtatttgtttacatttttgtttatatatgtaT is a window encoding:
- the scn1laa gene encoding sodium channel, voltage-gated, type I-like, alpha, whose amino-acid sequence is MAQTFTPPGPKSLRLFTRESLKAIEGRIAEENGKKSKDKRERIDDDGTKRKPNSGLEAGKKIPIIYGDVPRGMVSTPLEDLDRFYSNETNFIVVNKQNAIYRFNATPALYIFSPFNPLRRISIKILVHSLFSMFIMFTILANCAFMTYTKPPDWAKNLEYAFTGIYTFEALIKIVARGFCVGKFTFLRDPWNWLDFIVIVMAYVTEFVDLGKVSALRAFRVLRALKTISVIPGLKTIVGALIQSVKKLSDVMILTLFCLSVFALVGLQLFMGSLRTKCVRMPPNSTMNNNSELEFDWTLACNHSSEYCFENYLNNPDNLYIMAGKKDALICGKSRDAGKCPPGYYCIKAGRNPDYGYTSFDSFGWAFLSLFRLMTQDYWENLYQQTLRAQGKTYMIFFVLVIFLGSFYLVNLILAVVAMAYDEQNQATIDEALKKEEEFNSMIEQIMRQEEEEAAAKTKTEEPSGEMTDSSSNNSKLSSKSAKERRNRKKQRQRQEEKDDDLKKDGSVKKTSFNIPDRNNRSSYERTCTSPRQSPLSVQDSVFPIRRDSKSSVFSFRGRVRSENNYADDERSVCGETDSRRDSPFLPPRSERLYSNDSKGSLTPRVLLPSNGKMRYVVDSNSIVMVSGDSSMPNSPSGLLTPEMSRKRAMFGDFCADTDEEYRGRCNSQRLARALLHDQSARKRALSVASGSNNPSDSMQVWKQKCVYWSYEFAENYMIWDCSPTWLKIKNIVHTVVMDPFADLFITICIVINTVFMAMEFYPMDNSFSNLLSTGNQVFIVIFTAEMILKIIALDPYMYFQEGWNIFDSIIVSLSLLEVCLAKVLPGKGFLRPFRLLRIFKLAKSWPTLNMLIKIIGNSLGALSNLTLVLAIIVFIFAVVGTQLFGKSYRDCVCKISSDCTLPRWHMSDFFHSFLIVFRVLCGEWIETMWDCMEVAGPPMCLIVFMMVMVIGNLVVLNLFLALLLSSFSADNLAVSEDEVEKNNLQIAVGRIKTAFTVIKVSLRRFCRSGCVKRKKQKKEADGQLNDHTSLELFPKTSLIDIDKETEHIISNPSLTVSVPIAEEESDFVCLNTEDFSSLSSDPVEENEKLDDVDASSSEGSTVDLRYFGHARDGEGSLEVEPDQSTDPEACFTAGCVQRCPCCQVNVEKGFWKTWWMLRQACFRIVEHSWFETFIIFMILLSSGALAFEDVYLNSQKNIKIILEYADKIFTYIFILEMLLKWVAYGFVKYFTNAWCWLDFIIVDVSLISLVANALEFSDLGAIKSLRTLRAFRPLRALSRFEGMRVVVNALLGAIPSIMNVLLVCLIFWLIFSIVGVNFFAGKFYQCVNTTSNERLPLSIVKDETDCNNMNETGDILWRNVKINFDNVGNGYLALLQVATFKGWMPIMYAAVDSRSVKEQPEYESNLYMYLFFVIFIILGGFFTLNLFIGVIIDNFNQQKKKFGGQDIFMTEEQKKYYNAMKKLGSKKPQKPIPRPTNKIQGFVFDLVTNQAFDIFIMVLIWLNMVTMMVESHDQSKEKTLVLYWINIVFIGLFSGECVLKMISLRQYYFTIGWNVFDFVVVILSIVGMFLSELIAKYFVSPTLFRVIRLARIGRVLRLIRSAKGIRTLLFALMMSLPALFNIGLLLFLVMFIYSIFGMSSFAYVKKSDGIDDMFNFETFGNSMLCLFQITTSAGWDGLLAPMLNTQPPDCDPKKTFSDGTVVGDCGNPMVGISFFVSYIIICFLVVVNMYIAVILENFSVATEESADPLSEDDFDRFYEVWEKFDPKATQFVEYNKLSDFADALDPPLRIPKPNRLRLMCMDLPMVNGERIHCLDILFAFTKRVLGEGGEMDILRGQMEERFMASNPSKVSYEPITTTLRRKHEDTSAAVIQRAFRKHKVRLGIRKMGNMHIETKKQNGKVPRNESKDNENCNDNTENSDLTPSTSSPPSYESATPENKNKYKKDKREKEVKGKDNGKTD